A stretch of DNA from Acidovorax carolinensis:
ATCCTCAATCTCGGGTGGGCGCACATGGATGCTCAGCAGGTCGGTGATTTGCCCACGCCGATCCTCGCCTTTGGAGCGCGGCCAGCGCTTGGCGCGGGCCATGCGCAAGCAGGCCACCAGCTCCTTCTTGAGCTCTCCGCGGGGCTGGGCGTAGATGCAGGTGTAGATGCTCTCGTGGGACACTTGTTTGCGCTTGTTGTCAGGGTGCAGTTTCTTCAACTGCCCAGCGATTTGCTGGGGAGACCAGTGCCGGAGCAGATAGTCGCGAACGATCTTGAACAAAGGTCCATCGCGGTGCAGTTTGGGCTGGGGACGGGCAAAGCATCTGCGCCTGTCGCTGCGTTGCTGGGCGAACTTGGAGGTGTAGGCCTTGGCGCCCGCATTGCGTTGGCATTCCCGGCTGATGGTGCTCTTGCAGCGCCCCAAGGCCCGCGCTATGGCACTGAGGCTTTGCTTTTGCTGCAGCCCCAAGGCTATCGCATGGCGTTCGCTCTGGCTCAAATGCTGGTAGTTCTTCTTTGTCATCTTGACCTCAATTCTCGGTGTTGCACTTCGGAATTGAGGCCGCCAAGCGCTACAGGCGGATTTCTTGCCCGTCCGGAAAATTCTCACGCCCCGGGGCGGATGTCATGGCATAACTCGGGAGTGTCGGTGCCTACCACCCACCACCCACCGCCCTCTTGCTGCGCGCCGGCAGCCGCCCGGGGCAATCCATCCCGATGACTTCTGCGCAGCCGGCAGCCGTGGGGGTGATGGTCACTTTGGCGCGTACCAGACGTAGCCGTAGTGCGCGGCAGGCGTGCCCTCGCGCACCATGTGAAACGGCAGGTCGATTGAGCGAACCGGCTGCGGTGCAACGCGTGAAAGTGCCTGCTCCCACCAGTCGGGAGCAATACGGTCTGCGCGCGAGACCAGCAGCAACCCCTTGCCGGCCTGCCTGCTGCGCTCGGCGTGGTCCGCCACGCATTGCGGGACACTGTTCTTGGCAGACATGCAGGCATCCACCAGGGCTTGGGGGAAGCGCACGCGCAGCATGCCCGCCAGCATATGGTCCGATGCCACGATTGTGCCCAGGCCGTCGTAGCCCGCCGTGCGCAGTTCCTGGGCTAGCTCAACGGCGGGGTGATTGAGCTCATCCACCTCGCCGCGCAGCCCGCTGAACCAGGGGCGCACGCCGGCCGCAACGAGGA
This window harbors:
- a CDS encoding IS30 family transposase, translating into MTKKNYQHLSQSERHAIALGLQQKQSLSAIARALGRCKSTISRECQRNAGAKAYTSKFAQQRSDRRRCFARPQPKLHRDGPLFKIVRDYLLRHWSPQQIAGQLKKLHPDNKRKQVSHESIYTCIYAQPRGELKKELVACLRMARAKRWPRSKGEDRRGQITDLLSIHVRPPEIEDRQLPGHWEGDLIKGKGNASAIGTLLERTTRLVVLVKLPHPNPATAAHVLQAFSDKLNGIASPMRQSLTYDRGSEMAEHAKLTENTGMKVYFCDPYSPWQRGSNENTNGLLRQYFPKGTDLGGYSQEYLDAVADELNGRPRMTLGWSKPIEVYAEHLARLTLQPDSVH